One part of the Marinobacterium rhizophilum genome encodes these proteins:
- the trpA gene encoding tryptophan synthase subunit alpha produces MSRIKDCFARLDTAGRKALIPYVTAGDPSPAVTVPLLHALVEAGADILELGVPFSDPMADGPVIQLACERALSHGTRMLDVLDMVTEFRKTDSQTPIVLMGYLNTIEVLGYANFATRAKAAGVDGVLTVDLPPEESDDFIEVMRQAQIDVIYLLAPTTDESRIKSVCEKGSGYIYYVSLKGVTGSAALDVTAVEEKLAQVRRHTDMPLGVGFGIRDDASARAVSRIADGVIVGSVLVNRIAELATQPQQIPEQVSRIIAGMRAAMDA; encoded by the coding sequence ATGAGTCGTATTAAAGACTGTTTCGCCCGTCTCGACACCGCCGGGCGCAAGGCGCTGATTCCCTACGTGACCGCAGGCGACCCATCGCCCGCGGTCACCGTGCCGTTGCTGCACGCCCTGGTTGAGGCCGGTGCCGATATTCTGGAGCTGGGTGTGCCGTTTTCGGACCCCATGGCCGATGGCCCGGTGATTCAGCTGGCCTGTGAGCGTGCCCTGTCCCACGGCACCCGTATGCTGGACGTGCTGGATATGGTGACGGAGTTCCGCAAAACCGACAGCCAGACCCCGATTGTGTTGATGGGCTACCTCAATACCATTGAGGTGCTGGGCTATGCCAACTTCGCCACCCGCGCCAAGGCTGCGGGCGTTGATGGCGTTCTGACCGTGGACCTGCCACCGGAAGAGTCCGATGACTTTATCGAAGTGATGCGCCAAGCCCAGATCGATGTGATCTATCTGCTCGCGCCGACCACCGATGAATCGCGCATCAAGTCGGTATGTGAAAAGGGCAGCGGCTATATCTATTACGTGTCACTCAAGGGCGTCACCGGATCGGCTGCGCTGGATGTCACTGCGGTGGAAGAAAAGCTGGCCCAGGTGCGCCGTCACACCGACATGCCGCTGGGCGTGGGTTTCGGCATCCGTGATGATGCCTCGGCCCGTGCCGTGTCCCGGATCGCCGATGGCGTGATTGTTGGCAGTGTGCTGGTGAACCGCATTGCTGAACTTGCGACACAGCCGCAACAGATTCCCGAACAGGTCTCCCGTATTATTGCCGGCATGCGTGCC
- the trpB gene encoding tryptophan synthase subunit beta: MPTKAELAALMQLPDDRGHFGPYGGRFVSETLIGALQDLESTYESLRQDPEFQAEFDKDLAHYVGRPSPLYHAERLSRENGGAQIYLKREDLNHTGAHKVNNTIGQALIAKKMGKPRVIAETGAGQHGVASATVAARLGLECVVYMGIEDVRRQALNVYRMKLLGATVVPVESGTRTLKDAMNEAMRDWVTNVDSTYYIIGTAAGPHPYPKLVRDFQCIIGREARQQCLDQVGRLPDALVACVGGGSNAIGLFHPFIEDTDVRMYGVEAGGYGIESGQHAAPLSAGRPGVLHGNRTYLMEDDAGQILGTHSVSAGLDYPGVGPEHAWLKDAGRAEYVDATDDEALAAFRTLTKVEGIMPALESSHAVAYALKLARTMREDQFVVVNLSGRGDKDIHTVASLDGIDV; this comes from the coding sequence GTGCCGACAAAAGCTGAACTGGCTGCACTGATGCAGTTACCGGACGACCGCGGACATTTCGGTCCCTATGGCGGTCGGTTTGTATCCGAAACGCTGATCGGGGCGCTCCAGGATCTTGAGAGCACCTATGAGTCGCTGCGTCAGGACCCGGAGTTTCAGGCAGAGTTCGACAAGGACCTGGCGCATTACGTGGGCCGTCCATCACCGCTGTACCACGCCGAGCGCCTGTCGCGGGAGAACGGCGGAGCCCAGATCTATCTCAAGCGCGAAGACCTGAACCATACCGGCGCTCACAAGGTGAACAACACCATCGGCCAGGCCCTGATCGCCAAGAAAATGGGCAAGCCGCGTGTTATCGCCGAAACCGGGGCGGGCCAGCACGGAGTAGCCTCGGCAACGGTCGCTGCGCGGCTGGGGCTTGAGTGCGTGGTGTACATGGGTATCGAGGACGTGCGCCGCCAGGCGCTGAATGTCTATCGCATGAAACTGCTGGGCGCCACCGTGGTGCCGGTAGAGTCAGGTACCCGTACCCTGAAAGACGCCATGAACGAAGCCATGCGCGACTGGGTGACCAACGTCGACAGCACCTATTACATCATCGGTACTGCCGCAGGCCCGCACCCCTATCCGAAGCTGGTGCGGGACTTCCAGTGCATCATAGGCCGCGAAGCCCGTCAGCAATGCCTGGACCAGGTCGGTCGCCTGCCGGATGCGCTGGTGGCCTGCGTGGGTGGTGGTTCCAATGCCATTGGTCTGTTCCATCCTTTCATCGAAGATACCGATGTGCGCATGTATGGCGTGGAAGCAGGCGGTTACGGCATCGAGTCCGGTCAGCACGCAGCGCCACTGTCGGCGGGGCGCCCGGGCGTACTGCACGGCAACCGTACCTACCTGATGGAGGATGACGCCGGTCAGATTCTGGGGACTCACTCGGTTTCTGCCGGTCTTGATTATCCAGGGGTTGGCCCCGAACACGCCTGGCTGAAGGATGCCGGGCGCGCCGAGTATGTCGATGCCACCGATGACGAGGCGCTGGCCGCGTTCCGTACCCTCACCAAGGTTGAAGGCATCATGCCGGCGCTGGAGTCCAGTCACGCGGTGGCCTATGCCCTCAAGCTTGCCCGCACCATGCGCGAAGACCAGTTTGTCGTCGTTAACCTCTCAGGGCGTGGCGACAAGGATATTCACACCGTTGCCAGCCTCGATGGTATCGACGTCTAA
- a CDS encoding phosphoribosylanthranilate isomerase: protein MTTRIKICGITRLEDALAAIRFGAHALGFVFYAKSPRFVTPEVAAGIIADLPPFVTTTALFVDAPAEYVEQVVARTGVDLLQFHGSETAAFCRGFSRPYIKALRMKPGLDIAAVMQAYPEARGILLDAYRAGVPGGTGEAFDWDRIPESLRPQIILAGGLYPETIRSAIEQVNPFAVDVSGGVEAAKGIKDHNKLKQFIEEVARADKS from the coding sequence GTGACCACACGCATCAAAATTTGCGGCATTACTCGGCTCGAGGACGCACTGGCTGCGATTCGCTTCGGCGCCCATGCGCTGGGTTTCGTGTTTTATGCCAAGAGTCCGCGTTTTGTCACGCCCGAGGTCGCGGCCGGTATTATTGCGGACCTGCCGCCGTTCGTGACTACGACGGCGCTCTTTGTTGATGCGCCGGCCGAGTACGTGGAACAGGTTGTGGCTCGCACCGGTGTCGATCTGCTGCAGTTTCATGGCAGCGAGACTGCCGCGTTTTGCCGAGGATTCAGCCGGCCCTATATCAAGGCGCTGCGCATGAAGCCAGGGCTGGATATCGCGGCTGTCATGCAGGCGTATCCTGAAGCCCGAGGTATCTTGCTGGATGCCTACCGTGCCGGCGTGCCGGGCGGGACGGGGGAGGCCTTTGACTGGGACCGAATCCCCGAGTCGCTGCGCCCGCAGATCATCCTGGCGGGCGGGTTGTACCCTGAGACTATTCGATCTGCCATCGAGCAGGTCAACCCCTTTGCTGTAGACGTCAGTGGCGGCGTTGAGGCAGCGAAGGGAATCAAAGATCACAATAAGCTGAAACAGTTTATCGAAGAGGTGGCACGTGCCGACAAAAGCTGA
- the truA gene encoding tRNA pseudouridine(38-40) synthase TruA, whose amino-acid sequence MKSENETTAGAISIAPVRYALCVEYAGFAYHGWQVQKANGVPSVQETVEKALSQVANEPIDVICAGRTDAGVNGTYQIIHFDTTARRDERAWVLGTNTYLPDDIAIQWARRVGGDFHARFSARERRYRYLIRSAPVKPALLARGVTWTHRELDLARMNAAAKYLVGEHDFTSYRAIGCQAKSPIREVRVLQVYRAGELIVIDVQANAFLHHMVRNIAGVLMKVGAGEAEPEWAQDVLRARDRRKGGITAPPYGLYFVDVRYPEQFDLPASPLGPYFLAGAD is encoded by the coding sequence ATGAAGTCCGAAAATGAAACTACTGCGGGGGCGATTTCGATCGCCCCCGTCCGTTATGCGCTCTGTGTTGAATATGCAGGTTTTGCCTACCATGGCTGGCAGGTTCAGAAGGCCAACGGGGTTCCCAGTGTGCAGGAAACCGTTGAGAAGGCGCTGAGCCAGGTCGCCAACGAGCCGATTGATGTCATCTGTGCCGGCCGTACCGATGCCGGCGTCAACGGCACCTACCAGATCATTCACTTCGATACGACGGCCCGGCGTGATGAGCGCGCCTGGGTGCTGGGCACCAATACCTACCTGCCGGACGATATTGCCATCCAGTGGGCGCGGCGGGTAGGGGGTGATTTCCATGCCCGTTTCAGTGCGCGGGAGCGGCGTTATCGCTATCTGATTCGCTCGGCGCCGGTAAAGCCTGCATTGCTGGCCCGCGGCGTGACCTGGACACACAGGGAGCTGGATCTTGCGCGCATGAATGCGGCGGCCAAATACCTTGTCGGCGAACATGATTTCACCTCCTACCGTGCCATTGGCTGCCAGGCTAAAAGTCCCATACGGGAGGTGCGCGTGTTGCAGGTGTACCGTGCCGGCGAGTTGATCGTGATCGATGTGCAGGCCAACGCATTCTTGCATCACATGGTGCGCAATATCGCCGGTGTGCTGATGAAAGTGGGGGCCGGGGAGGCGGAACCCGAGTGGGCCCAGGACGTGCTGCGGGCGCGCGACCGGCGCAAGGGGGGGATTACCGCACCGCCGTACGGGCTCTATTTCGTTGATGTGCGCTATCCAGAGCAATTCGACCTGCCTGCATCGCCGCTTGGACCCTATTTCCTGGCAGGCGCGGACTGA
- a CDS encoding FimV/HubP family polar landmark protein, which translates to MWRKLALSLAVAGVLGASQAHALGLGQIRINSALNEPLDAEIQLLQVRDLDPLQVVPRMADQDQFAMAGIDRSRLLSDVQFQVNINQNGTGSIRMTSSRPVREPFLNLLVEVNWPNGRLVREYTVLLDPPAFQAAAIGGNAAPVPAQSTRAVVPAPQPVFAPPSRNRPPANNIRTNMNAQTQVFVETNDTLGGLAQRHSPGGGTSINQMMLALQRKNPHAFPSSNINFLKAGVVLDLPSLGEVQALNAREASNEVARQMQRWKAGTSAPAPGAAQEDGSKKKPLAPVDAQAGAATTGEGQLKILSATDQAEVAVDQDESGAGEVAETAVADPEKAELLRRNEELENRLAVTQESVDKIERENTELNDKLTAISQQMETLQRLLELKDQQMAALQDQLQQVQPAAAPPEPPAPVAPRGPSGLIETVLQTPAYMAGLGAVIGGLLVGLIALGRRRREDEVEHSDDAPQAKLAASPDADNAAHSALAGGAVAAGATAVWIADDEQQTDQDNAERNAAEAPEVAVSEDLDELDLDLDLDLADETPLAVAAQSTDAEPATAPARPLFDDDEFDLSLDTDFEENTPIKDQVANSNEEFDESLDDLLGLAPGDEAEAERADLRSGMGQLPGEVETFDEPEDTLESLGLDSVIDSSNVPKSAEEEVSDYRPGDKVEASSPAADAADADDDLDFKLDQVAPLDLSQDDDLIDLASGSAAGEPEQAPNTAPGDADAERPDAVAPPEPVAESSVPSDAGAEDALEFELDDALVFDPSSAVPADAPRSEVAEDAEPSASPLPDEPQDELDALLAESGGEADADDADEIVLAGDDEEDLDAMLAALGGSVDSNDQGAAEVSDGDDVDVSLDDDMDLDTELEALLGAVDDDIALDESGSDDEDRGFEDMGFLDGTDEVETKLDLARAYIDMEDRDGAKDILSEILSEGSDVQQQEARKLMESIA; encoded by the coding sequence ATGTGGCGCAAACTTGCTTTAAGTCTAGCTGTAGCGGGGGTTCTGGGGGCCAGTCAGGCACATGCTCTGGGTCTGGGGCAAATCCGCATCAATTCTGCCCTGAACGAGCCGCTTGATGCGGAAATCCAGTTGCTGCAGGTGCGCGACCTGGATCCGCTGCAGGTCGTCCCCAGAATGGCGGATCAGGATCAGTTCGCCATGGCGGGCATCGATCGTTCCCGGCTGCTTTCCGATGTTCAGTTTCAGGTCAATATCAATCAGAACGGCACCGGCAGTATCCGGATGACGTCAAGTCGCCCGGTGCGCGAGCCTTTTCTGAACCTGCTGGTGGAAGTGAACTGGCCCAATGGCCGGCTGGTACGCGAATATACCGTCCTGCTTGATCCACCGGCCTTCCAGGCTGCTGCCATTGGCGGCAATGCTGCGCCTGTGCCGGCGCAGTCGACCCGCGCCGTGGTGCCGGCACCACAGCCGGTGTTCGCGCCGCCATCCAGAAATCGTCCGCCAGCGAACAATATTCGCACCAACATGAACGCTCAGACGCAGGTGTTCGTGGAGACCAACGATACCCTGGGCGGCCTGGCCCAGCGCCATTCGCCCGGTGGAGGCACCAGTATCAACCAGATGATGCTGGCACTGCAGCGCAAGAATCCGCACGCATTCCCCAGCTCCAATATTAATTTCCTGAAGGCCGGGGTCGTGCTGGATCTGCCGAGCCTGGGTGAAGTTCAGGCGTTGAATGCCCGTGAAGCCAGTAATGAAGTCGCCCGGCAGATGCAGCGCTGGAAGGCGGGGACCTCAGCCCCTGCGCCCGGTGCTGCACAGGAAGACGGCTCAAAAAAAAAGCCGTTAGCCCCGGTTGATGCGCAGGCAGGTGCGGCAACGACCGGTGAGGGGCAGCTAAAGATACTCAGCGCAACCGATCAGGCCGAAGTGGCCGTGGATCAGGACGAATCCGGGGCGGGCGAGGTGGCTGAAACAGCCGTCGCCGACCCTGAAAAAGCCGAACTGCTGCGCCGCAACGAAGAGCTGGAAAATCGTCTTGCGGTGACTCAGGAGTCGGTCGACAAGATTGAACGCGAGAACACCGAACTTAACGACAAGCTAACCGCCATCTCTCAGCAGATGGAAACCCTGCAGCGCCTGCTGGAACTCAAGGACCAGCAAATGGCGGCGTTGCAGGATCAGCTGCAACAAGTGCAGCCCGCCGCAGCCCCTCCTGAACCTCCCGCGCCCGTTGCGCCCAGGGGACCTTCCGGCCTGATTGAAACTGTCCTGCAGACACCCGCTTATATGGCGGGGCTCGGGGCCGTCATTGGCGGCTTGCTGGTGGGCCTGATCGCGCTTGGGCGCAGGCGACGAGAAGACGAGGTTGAACACAGCGACGATGCGCCGCAGGCAAAGCTCGCCGCCAGCCCTGACGCTGACAATGCTGCGCACAGCGCCCTGGCCGGTGGCGCAGTGGCTGCCGGGGCGACGGCCGTCTGGATCGCGGATGATGAGCAGCAAACCGATCAGGATAACGCCGAGCGCAATGCCGCTGAGGCTCCTGAAGTGGCTGTTTCCGAGGACCTGGACGAACTCGACCTGGACCTTGACCTGGATCTCGCGGATGAAACGCCGCTTGCGGTGGCTGCGCAGAGTACTGACGCGGAGCCTGCAACGGCCCCGGCTCGTCCACTTTTCGATGATGATGAGTTCGATCTGAGCCTGGATACGGACTTCGAAGAAAATACGCCCATCAAGGATCAGGTCGCCAATAGCAACGAGGAATTCGACGAGAGCCTTGACGACCTGCTGGGGCTTGCACCCGGGGATGAGGCCGAGGCTGAACGTGCCGACCTGAGATCGGGTATGGGGCAGTTGCCGGGTGAAGTCGAAACCTTTGATGAACCTGAGGATACCCTGGAGAGCCTGGGGCTGGATTCGGTGATCGATTCCAGCAATGTCCCCAAGTCTGCCGAGGAGGAGGTGTCCGACTACCGCCCGGGCGACAAGGTCGAGGCCAGCAGTCCTGCGGCTGATGCGGCTGATGCGGATGATGATCTGGACTTCAAGCTTGATCAGGTCGCGCCGCTGGACCTGTCGCAGGATGATGACCTTATTGATCTCGCATCCGGGAGCGCTGCAGGCGAACCTGAGCAGGCGCCGAACACGGCCCCGGGTGATGCCGATGCTGAACGGCCAGACGCCGTTGCGCCGCCTGAGCCGGTTGCCGAATCGAGTGTGCCGAGCGATGCCGGTGCCGAGGATGCGCTGGAGTTTGAGCTGGATGACGCCCTGGTGTTCGATCCATCCAGTGCGGTCCCGGCCGATGCGCCACGCAGCGAAGTTGCCGAAGACGCCGAGCCGTCGGCTTCACCGTTGCCCGACGAACCGCAGGATGAGCTGGATGCGCTCTTGGCCGAAAGCGGGGGCGAAGCGGATGCGGATGACGCCGATGAGATAGTGCTGGCCGGCGATGACGAAGAAGACCTGGATGCCATGCTTGCGGCGCTCGGGGGCAGTGTCGATTCAAACGATCAGGGTGCCGCGGAGGTATCGGATGGCGATGATGTCGATGTATCGCTGGACGATGACATGGACCTGGATACGGAACTGGAGGCCCTGCTCGGTGCCGTGGATGACGACATCGCACTTGACGAAAGTGGCTCGGATGATGAAGATCGCGGCTTCGAAGACATGGGCTTCCTTGATGGTACCGATGAAGTCGAAACCAAGCTTGATCTGGCGCGGGCCTACATTGATATGGAAGACCGCGACGGCGCCAAGGATATATTGAGCGAGATTCTGAGCGAAGGCAGCGATGTCCAGCAGCAGGAAGCCCGCAAACTGATGGAGTCTATTGCGTAA
- a CDS encoding aspartate-semialdehyde dehydrogenase produces MSQTYNVAVVGATGLVGEAMIELLESRGFPVENLYPLGSDNSAGSVIYFNGKSRRVENLADFDFSKVQIALFSAGSDVAAEYAPVAVEAGAVVIDNSSCFRDEPEVPLIVPEVNAERIHEHNGIIANPNCSTIQMLVAIAPIYRSVGIRRINVATYQAVSGGGRKAVEELARQTALLLNAQEIDTQIFPKQMAFNVLPQIDSFDDSGYTREELKMVNETRKILEDDDIGVNPTCVRVPVFFGHSEAVHVETRDQISAIEVREMLQMAPGVEVVDEAVAGGWATPVTEATGKDAVFVSRIREDLSCENGIDLWVVSDNVRKGAALNAVQIAELLIQAGL; encoded by the coding sequence ATGAGTCAGACCTATAACGTCGCAGTAGTCGGGGCGACCGGCCTTGTTGGCGAAGCCATGATCGAGCTGCTGGAGTCCCGTGGTTTTCCGGTGGAAAATCTCTATCCGCTGGGCAGCGATAACTCCGCAGGCTCGGTAATCTACTTTAATGGCAAGTCCCGCCGGGTTGAAAACCTGGCGGATTTTGACTTTTCGAAGGTGCAGATCGCACTGTTTTCGGCAGGCAGCGACGTTGCCGCCGAATATGCACCTGTGGCGGTCGAGGCGGGCGCAGTGGTCATTGACAACAGCTCTTGCTTTCGTGACGAGCCCGAAGTACCGCTGATCGTGCCGGAAGTGAATGCCGAACGCATTCACGAGCACAACGGTATTATCGCCAACCCCAATTGCTCGACTATCCAGATGCTGGTTGCCATCGCGCCCATCTACCGCAGTGTCGGTATTCGCAGGATCAACGTGGCAACTTACCAGGCGGTGTCCGGGGGCGGACGCAAGGCGGTAGAAGAGCTTGCGCGTCAGACGGCCTTGCTGCTGAATGCCCAGGAAATTGATACGCAGATTTTCCCCAAGCAGATGGCCTTCAATGTTTTACCGCAGATCGACAGTTTCGATGACAGCGGTTACACGCGTGAAGAGCTTAAAATGGTCAACGAGACGCGTAAAATCCTCGAAGATGACGACATCGGTGTAAATCCGACCTGTGTGCGCGTGCCGGTGTTCTTCGGCCACAGCGAAGCGGTCCATGTGGAGACCCGAGACCAGATCAGCGCGATTGAAGTGCGTGAAATGCTGCAGATGGCGCCGGGCGTCGAGGTGGTCGATGAGGCTGTGGCGGGAGGCTGGGCGACTCCGGTCACCGAGGCCACCGGCAAGGATGCGGTCTTCGTCAGCCGTATACGCGAAGACCTGTCCTGCGAAAATGGCATAGATCTCTGGGTCGTGTCAGACAACGTGCGCAAGGGAGCGGCACTGAATGCGGTGCAAATTGCCGAATTGCTGATCCAGGCGGGTTTGTAA
- the asd gene encoding aspartate-semialdehyde dehydrogenase: MKRVGFVGWRGMVGSVLMQRMRDERDFDQIDEPVFFTTSQVGEAGPDIGKSIPALKDAQDINELKQMDAIISCQGGDYTKDIFPQLRAAGWKGYWIDAASSLRMDADSLIVLDPVNLDVIKDGLGRGVKNFIGGNCTVSLMLMGLGGLFKAGQIEWLTSMTYQAASGGGARHMRELISQMGIIHGSVADQLHPASAILDVDRKVAETLRSGQMPTDNFGVPLAGGLIPWIDSPLDNGQTREEWKGFAETNKILGLSAQPIPIDGTCVRIGAMRCHSQAFTIKLKQDIPLDEIEGMIADANDWVKLVPNDREQTMSELTPAKVTGTLSVPVGRVRKMNLGGEYLNAFSVGDQLLWGAAEPLRRMLRILMAD, translated from the coding sequence ATGAAACGTGTAGGTTTTGTAGGTTGGCGTGGAATGGTTGGTTCCGTGCTGATGCAACGCATGAGGGACGAGCGGGATTTCGATCAGATTGATGAACCCGTGTTCTTCACCACTTCTCAGGTCGGCGAAGCCGGTCCGGATATTGGCAAGTCCATCCCGGCTCTGAAAGACGCTCAGGATATTAATGAGCTTAAACAGATGGATGCGATTATTTCCTGCCAGGGTGGCGACTACACCAAGGATATTTTCCCCCAGCTGCGCGCTGCCGGCTGGAAGGGCTACTGGATCGATGCGGCCTCGTCCCTGCGCATGGATGCTGACAGCCTGATCGTGCTGGACCCGGTCAACCTGGATGTCATCAAGGATGGCCTGGGTCGCGGTGTAAAGAACTTCATCGGTGGCAACTGCACCGTATCCCTGATGTTGATGGGCCTGGGTGGCCTGTTCAAGGCCGGCCAGATCGAATGGCTGACCTCCATGACCTACCAGGCGGCGTCCGGCGGCGGTGCGCGTCATATGCGCGAGCTGATCAGCCAGATGGGTATCATTCACGGGTCTGTTGCCGATCAGCTGCATCCCGCCAGTGCCATCCTGGACGTGGATCGCAAGGTCGCAGAAACCCTGCGCAGTGGCCAGATGCCCACCGACAATTTCGGTGTGCCGCTGGCCGGCGGCCTGATCCCCTGGATCGACAGCCCGCTGGATAACGGCCAGACGCGCGAAGAGTGGAAAGGCTTCGCCGAAACCAACAAGATTCTGGGGCTTTCGGCGCAGCCGATTCCCATCGATGGTACCTGTGTGCGTATCGGTGCCATGCGCTGCCACAGCCAGGCTTTTACCATCAAGCTGAAACAGGATATTCCGCTGGACGAAATCGAAGGCATGATTGCCGACGCCAACGACTGGGTGAAACTGGTGCCCAACGACCGCGAGCAGACCATGAGCGAGCTGACGCCGGCCAAAGTCACCGGTACTCTGTCGGTGCCGGTGGGGCGTGTGCGCAAGATGAACCTGGGTGGTGAATACCTCAACGCGTTCAGTGTTGGCGATCAGCTGCTTTGGGGAGCGGCCGAGCCGCTGCGCCGCATGCTGCGGATCCTGATGGCCGACTAA
- the leuB gene encoding 3-isopropylmalate dehydrogenase, with translation MSKRVLILPGDGIGPEIVREARKVLECVNSQFDLGLTLDEQLVGGAAIDATGKPLPDETLAAAQAADAILLGAVGGPKWDSIPDFAIRPEKGLLGIRSSLGLFGNLRPAILYPQLAHASSLKPEVVAGLDILIVRELTGGIYFGQPRGVRVKEGGVREGFNTYVYDENEIRRIGRVAFEAARARNKRLCSVDKANVLEVTVLWREVMIELSAEYPDVELTHMYVDNAAMQLVRAPKQFDVMVTGNMFGDILSDAAAMLTGSIGMLPSASLDVNGKGMYEPCHGSAPDIAGQGIANPLATILSVAMMLRYSLAAPEAADKIEAAVSQVLDQNLRTADIMSAGMQATSTSEMGDAVLRALNA, from the coding sequence ATGAGCAAGAGAGTTCTGATCCTGCCAGGCGATGGCATTGGCCCTGAAATCGTGCGTGAAGCCCGCAAGGTGCTCGAGTGCGTAAACAGCCAGTTTGATCTGGGCCTGACGCTGGATGAGCAGCTGGTCGGCGGCGCCGCGATCGATGCCACCGGCAAGCCGTTGCCGGATGAAACCCTGGCTGCGGCCCAGGCGGCGGACGCCATTCTGCTGGGTGCCGTGGGCGGCCCCAAGTGGGACAGCATCCCGGATTTTGCCATTCGTCCGGAAAAGGGCCTGCTGGGCATTCGCTCTTCGCTCGGGCTGTTCGGCAACCTGCGTCCGGCCATTCTCTACCCGCAGCTGGCCCATGCTTCCAGTCTGAAGCCTGAAGTGGTGGCCGGCCTGGATATTCTGATCGTGCGTGAGCTGACCGGCGGCATTTACTTTGGTCAGCCCCGGGGTGTGCGCGTGAAAGAGGGCGGTGTGCGCGAAGGCTTCAATACCTATGTGTACGACGAAAACGAAATCCGTCGCATCGGCCGGGTGGCGTTCGAAGCGGCCCGCGCACGCAACAAGCGCCTGTGCTCCGTCGACAAGGCCAACGTGCTGGAAGTGACGGTGCTGTGGCGCGAAGTCATGATCGAGCTGTCCGCCGAGTACCCGGATGTCGAGCTGACGCACATGTACGTCGATAACGCCGCCATGCAGCTGGTACGTGCGCCCAAGCAATTCGATGTGATGGTGACCGGCAACATGTTCGGCGACATCCTGTCGGATGCAGCGGCGATGCTGACCGGATCTATCGGCATGCTGCCCTCCGCATCCCTGGATGTAAACGGCAAGGGCATGTATGAACCCTGCCATGGTTCGGCACCGGATATTGCAGGTCAGGGGATCGCCAACCCGTTGGCAACCATCCTCTCAGTCGCTATGATGTTACGTTATTCTCTGGCGGCGCCCGAAGCTGCAGATAAAATCGAGGCGGCGGTAAGCCAGGTGCTGGATCAGAATCTGCGTACCGCGGACATCATGTCTGCCGGCATGCAGGCGACCAGCACGTCGGAGATGGGTGATGCCGTGTTGCGTGCGCTGAACGCCTGA
- the leuD gene encoding 3-isopropylmalate dehydratase small subunit, which translates to MKKFTLHQGTVAPMDRANVDTDLIIPKQFLKSIKRSGFGQNLFDELRYLDEGQPDQDASQRPLNPDFVLNQPRYKGASVLLARKNFGCGSSREHAPWALEDFGFRAIIAPSFADIFYNNCFKNGLLPIVLDEDVVDELFTQAQVAEGYSLTIDLEQQQVCTPDGRKIEFSVDAFRKHCLLNGLDDIGLTLQYADDIHAYEARRSAAAPWLFDTTK; encoded by the coding sequence ATGAAAAAATTTACATTGCACCAGGGCACCGTCGCGCCGATGGACCGTGCCAACGTCGATACCGACCTGATCATACCCAAGCAGTTCCTGAAATCGATCAAGCGCAGTGGCTTCGGTCAGAACCTGTTCGATGAGCTGCGCTACCTCGATGAAGGTCAGCCGGACCAGGACGCGAGCCAGCGCCCGCTTAACCCGGATTTCGTGCTCAACCAGCCTCGCTACAAGGGTGCCAGCGTGCTGCTGGCGCGCAAGAACTTCGGCTGCGGGTCGAGCCGCGAGCACGCGCCCTGGGCGCTGGAAGATTTTGGCTTTCGCGCCATTATTGCGCCGAGCTTTGCCGATATTTTCTACAACAACTGCTTCAAGAACGGTCTGCTGCCCATCGTGCTGGACGAGGATGTGGTGGATGAACTGTTCACGCAGGCCCAGGTCGCAGAAGGCTATTCGCTGACGATCGATCTGGAACAGCAGCAGGTGTGCACGCCTGATGGCCGCAAGATCGAGTTCAGCGTGGATGCCTTTCGCAAGCACTGCCTGCTGAACGGCCTGGACGATATCGGCCTGACGCTGCAGTATGCCGACGATATTCACGCCTACGAGGCGCGCCGCAGTGCGGCTGCACCCTGGCTGTTCGATACCACGAAATAG